From Neofelis nebulosa isolate mNeoNeb1 chromosome X, mNeoNeb1.pri, whole genome shotgun sequence:
GAGAAGAAGCCACCACCCCCCGAAGACCCAGGGCTAGGGGCAGCCGGAGAGGCCACAGGGGCAGACACGGAGGCTCTCTCGGCAGTGGCAGTCGCGGAACCGGGTGTGGCTCCGGGGCTGGGGGCAGCAGGCGGCGGCGGGGGTGGCTGCGGGCGCTGCAGGTCTGTCATGTACCCATTTGGCAGATTGGCCATGAAGTTGCTGTCCGACAGGCGGCGCCGCAGGTAGTTCATGGCTGCGGCGCGGGGCAGGGGGTCCTAGGAGCAGTCTGGTCAGGAGCCGCGGGGGCGGACCGCGCGGGGCCCAGGAGCACAGCTGCGCTCTCAGGCACGACGCGACTCTTCGGTTGCCCGCTGCAGACTGAGGCAGCGCCGAGTCGCCGCCGCCGCAGCGCGGATGGTCGCGCCCGTACCCCCCTATCTCGCGCCCCGCATGGTGCTGTCCAGCTGGGCCAGCGGCGGCGCGGACGCGACCAAGGCGACCAGGAAGGGGAGTTTGTGAAGGAGCGGCGAGTGACGTCAGCGCGCCTTCAGTGCTGGGGCGGCGGTGGCGCGCGCCGGCAGGCGGGGGCGAAGGagctgtccgtggtgctgaagGCGGCAGTGCGCACGCGCCACGCCGCAACCTGTTTCCCCTCCCCCTCGTCCGAACGGGGATGCGCAAtttggggagtgggggcggggtaGGTACTTGTTAGGAGGATTGGGGGTGAGTGGCCTGGCAagaccccccaccccgcctcattCTGGTCTTCGCACCCAGTCTCAGCCACACGCAGGATTCTCGGCAGATACTCAATTTCCAGTGTTGATGTTCACTACACAAGTcatgttgggggggggcggtgaggtgGGAATGGAAGAACACGCAGAGACTCAAAAGTAGAGAAATAACCTCACCGCGACGGGTGGGGGCCACACGCAGTAccttggaggtgggggggagattAACTTCCCATATCCATACAGGCTCAGCTAGGCAGGCAGAGGATGCGGGGGCGGCATCGACAGCATCAGATAGGCAGACTTGGACACTTGGGTGGGGTACACACCCTTGCAGGGGCCTGGAGGCACACAAGAATGACACAAACGTGGGGAAACATAtggacacacacaaaagtaaagaaacacaCGGAGGCACGTACAGGGAACCCACCGATCTAGGTCTGTAGGCATACACAAGCCCAGGGtaacacacatgtgcatgcatgcatacatgcacGCATATCCGCCTATACACACAGTCACCACACTGAcacacagagacccagagaaatGCACACGAACATGCACACCCAGACAAATTACATACCCATAGATGATCGTAATAAACCTAGATCTGCCACACAGACACATCACCTGAAGCTCTAGCTCCCCACCCCGTggccctacacacacacacacacacacacacacacacacacacacacactcagtctATATGTCCCCATCCCTCTGCCCTGGACAAGCCAAAACCCACCATAACCACCTGGTATCATCGGTGCCCATCGTCTCCCCTGGACCAGAGAACTTTCCACAGACTTTTCCTAGGGtatgcacacagtaggtgccaaATAATGTTTGCCACATGAGCAAATGACCTTTATAGTCCAGGCAGAGGTGGGCTGTGGAAGCCATCCTGTCAGCTCCTGTAGGATCCTGACTACAGTGAAAGCACAAATCCATTTAAAAGCAATCATTTGTTGACAGCACCCAATGCTTGACTAATGTATTGTCTCATCCAaccctcacaacaatcctgtggGGTGGGAAACATTgctactttacagatgaaggaatCCAAAACTCCAGTTCATTCCCAAAGGGCCATGTTGACTTTGTGATCCATGCATTTCTTAAATAGAATGTGCTAGAAAGAGgtgccagtgtggctggaacaaaGTGAGCAAGGGAGTTTGTGGCAGGAGATGGCGTCAGACTGCTTAGCAGGGACCAGACTGAGCAGGTTCTTGTGGGCCGCAGGGAGTGATGGGGGTGGACCAAGTGAGGTGGAAGAAGATATGGTAAGAAATAGGCAGATTTGGAGTCTCTTCTGCCTGCAGGATTTTCAGTTGAATCATCCACCCgttcttcatttgttcattctttattCACTAAATCCTTGGCCTGTTTAAACAAGGTAGTGATGGGGTGGAGCCTAGAGTCAGAGTGCTTGAAGTTCAAACTAGACCTCCACCATACCCTTGGGAAAGTGACTTAACCCCTCTgagacttggtttcctcatctgtcaaaatGATCAACTGACCCACCTgtaagggtgtgtgtgttggtgggagACGACCTCTATATTTTCGCATGTGCTGTGGCTTCTGCCAGGAATGtcctttacctctctctctcaaggatatCTTTGGCCAAGGTCTCCAGGAAGTCCCCTCGTCCAGGACTCAGATTCCATCTCTtcttcccccagcctcccacagTCTTCAGGTcaaattcttcttcttctactcCCTCCTCCGTGCCAGGCAGCCTCAGTCTCACTCCTGGGTCTTTTCTTTGGctattccttccctctctttcctggaTGCTCTCTCTGCATTCTATCTCCCAGTGTCCCCCAGATGGGGAACTCCCCATTAGTCAGGTAATTTCCCAACATGTAGAGGTATGTGTTTCCCAGTTTTTTGCTCAATAACTGAAGTAAACAGGCTGTGTGCTGGACCCGTGGTGGCCTCTCCGGGGGACAGGAGCAGGTGCAGGTCTACAGATCTTTCTGGCTCATCTCAGGGCCAGAAGTTGGGGAACTTAGGAATCTGTCTCCAGACTGCCTCTTCCTGGGGCCCCCATTCCTAGGTTTCTACTATTCATGGCCCCCAGCATCATTCCCTTTCTCTAGGTGGCTCGATTCCCAGAAATACATGTTTTCTAGATTGTTTTACAGAAGAATGAGGATTCCCCTCAAGAGTGTCTCAACTCCCTGAGGCAGAGGTAAAGCTCCACTGCACTGTCTCCATCTTCTCCAGCAGGAATGAATGAACCGAAGGGGTTCCAGgaatgattttctttgttgtgcaTTGGTGAGCAATGACCCTGAGACACACACACCTGACATATGTTCATAATCAGTATCGTACCCGCGTTTATAATGCACACTCGCACATATCCATGGCACATTAATGCACATGTAcatgcgtgcatgtgcacacacacacacacacacacatctataatTCAGATTGTTATGGCGCACACATGGCTGTAACTTTAAATGCATTCTGCATACACTCAATACATCCTTAATTCTTGCCCAGACCCATAGGTCTGCATATCATACATACACAAAGATATGTCTCATAATGCACAAACTTCCACTTTCTTGTAAACACAGACCTCTCATACCCTGTGGTAGCGACCAGAATCACTCACTTCAGCTCAGTCTTCCCAAGATGACCAAAAATTCATCAACTTTGTCTTTACTTCCACCCATCAACTGACCTATTTTACAGAGGGAAATCGACCCAGAGAAAGTAGCACCCTGACAGACTCCAGGTGTCATGAATCTTTCATCTGAACCCTTTCACAGAGGGGTCCCTCCACTCACAGCACACATGGGGCTTCAAAAGTTCAGCCTACtctctttctgtgcttcagtttacTCCTTTGTAAATGGGAATGATGATAATATTGACCCTCTTAGGTTTGTTGTGGATTAAATGAATTCATGATGCTATGCAGTCTTAAAACACTAACCAGGCACATTAGGTATTAGCTAATTCCACAGTTATGATGATTCTTAGGATTTGTCTCATCACAAGGGGCTCAGAATTCAGTAAATGCGAATTGGTGCAAAATCGAATGAGCAAATGTTAACAGTATTAGTGCCTGGGTTTGTTCCCTTCATTGTGGAGACACGTGCCGTTCTGACTCCTCTCCTCTATTCTCCATGATGTCCAGCGCTATTGTTAGTATACAGTAGGCGTTGATAAGTGTTGAATAAATGTTCAAACGAAAGGATCACATATTCTGACTTTGTTCCCTCGCTCAGATGTCCTCTCCTTCTACcagccctcctccaccccagaTGCCCGGACTTAGTTCTAGTATACAGTAGACGCTATCAAGTGTTGAATGAATGTACAAATACCAAAGGAATCTGTGTCTGGGTTTGTCCCGGGGGCTCCTTCTGGCAGATGCTGACTCTAGCTTCTGTTTGCTCCTGCCCCAGCTCAGAGCACCTCACAGGCACTTCCTCGGTCCACCCCCGGCCATCCCCCCACTTGCGGTCTCGCGGAGCTATTTCGTCTCTGCTAATTGTGGCATTGGAGCAGGGCTGTTGGGAGTGGGTGGGTGCAGGTGTTCGAGCGGCGGGGTGCCAACCACAGGCATGCCTCTGCCGCCTTTGCCGCGGTTCAACGCCGAATTAACGCGGAACCGCCAGCCGAGAGGCTCTGGCGGGTAGAAACCTGGGCACGTCGGCCAATCAGAAAGTGCCTGCCAGGGCGAGTAGCCAACCAGGAAACCCGTAACGCGGAGCTCTGCAGAGGAACGTGCTGTACTGGCCAAGGGCGCTGCAGAAGGCGGAAGGGGGGGGGTGCGGGCAGACGCTGGGATCAAGACGGCCACGAAGGGACCGATACTCGCCTTCGCTCCTGCCAAACTATGGCCAGAGCggaaaatactgttttccacaacaaGCCGCTGCTACTCTGCCCGTGCTGTGCCCTTTGGCTTAGAAGATGGTATTGCCCCACTCCTGGGGAAGAGATCCGTTTATTGAAGTTTGGGAGGTCCGGgggtcagagtgggagagagaggtgtTAGAGCTTCTCATCCTCAGGGTCTATGCATTCAGGCACGTGTAGACAGGGCTGTTTCTCCTCCACCACCGCCTTCTGCCCCTGCAGCATCTCGCACAGTGTTGATGGCTTCCCCCAGAAGGTCACGTTCTTCTCACCCTGACCTTCGACCACGGTAACGGTGGGCCTGGGGCATTAGAGGGGAATGGAGGGGAGAAGCTCAAGGAAGGCAAGAATGCATTCAACAAATtcttattgagtgcctactgtgtgcccaacACTATTTTCTGGCTATGAGATATTGGGCAATTTCTGTATCTTCCCTCTGCTCATCTGAAACATGGGAATAATTGGCATAATGATAATACCCACCTTACTGGGCTGAGTGAGGATAACTGAGTTAATTTAGATAAAATGCTCAGAGTGCTGTCTGGTACAcagtaagcgctcaataaatgctggtAATTGTTCCTTATTGACAAGAGTTACCCTCTCCTACCTTCCAAATCCTTTACGTCTCTCTCTATTGCCCACTGGAAAAGACGCCAGATGCCTTGCCCTGGTATTCGAGACCTTGCTTTTGGGCCCACATGCCTGCCCCAAGccaacctctctctcttccatttcatCTGGACTTAGTCCCACATCCAGAATGGTCTTTGCCTGGCTTATTCCTCCCACAAGGCAAGCACTCCATTCATCTGCTCTCACTCCAGTCCCCTCATTCAAATCCATTCGTTTCCCCACTCTGTCAAGTGCTTTCTGCCTCCACTCAACACCTCTAACTCCTTTTCAAGATCCCCTAGAAACCCCAGAGCCAGAGACCAGTTCCCAGATGGCAGGTCTTCCATGAGTTGAGAATGGCCCACTCAATCTAGTGGCTTGGTGTATCTGGAAATACAGAAGGGATGAGTGGGCGTTTTAACCCTCTCCAACACCTGGGCCACCAGGAAACACTTCGGGCGGCTGGTCACCTATGTCCAGGACTCTGCTCACACAGTCCTGACACTGGGAATGCCCCTCCTGCCAGGGGAGACCCGATAAGCTTCCTGGGCCTGGGTCAAGATGGCAGCCCCTTATCCATGCCCCAACTGTTCCACATTTGCCTTCTGTCAGGGCCCTGCTGACCTGGATCCTTTGGGGGACCCAAGGGACCTGGGTTCTGTGGGCCTATGATTGTTGCCGAAAAGGCCTTCGAGTGCCTTGGGGCAGTGAGACGTCGAGTGAGATGTGGGCGGCTGAAGgaatgaataactgaatgaaGGCTTGAGTGACAGAAGGAGCAAATGGAAGCATGGGTAAccgagagagtgagagcacacgGTCACAGGAAGGACTGGGGGAATGGGGGAATGGCTGAGTGACTGAATGAGAGGCTCAGAGGGCACAGAGGCTACCAATTCTCCCCTCAGTATTCTCTTTCTCAGCTGCTTCCTtagtttctctcctcttcctgcagGTGAGAGGTGGCAATTGTCAGGGCAGGCACCTTAGACCCAGGAGTGGACGCCCTGGTTGCAGGGAGCTGAGCAGACTCTCCCGCCCCCTCCTGGGCACACTGTGCCCCCTCACTTACCGGAACTTGGGGAGCGGGGCTGTGCAGAGGCGCTGGCGGGTTTGTACAGGGTTGGGTTTACACGGGGGCATGCACAGCCCCCAGCTACTCCACTCCGACCACGAGCCTTTCCCTGCAAGGAGTCAGAATGAGAGGTCTCAGTGGGgtgggaaatgagagagagagagagagaggtggcagGGACATGGGGTCCACGGTAGAGTCAGAACCGCCCCCTTCACTGCATGGGCGGCCCCAGCCTCACAGGCTCGTCCACAGGGGCACTCACAGGGGCAGCGCTGGATGTTATAGCAGTGACGGATGTCTTGTTGTTCCCCGATGCACCGCTGCCCGTCAAACTTGCGGCCCTTGCAGCTCCGAGTGCGTGTCTGCTGGCCGGGGATCTCCTCACAGCTGATAGTTTTTATGTTCCGACGGGAGCAGGGGCTCCACTGCCCCCAGGGCCCCCACTCTCCGTTCACTGCAGAGACAGGGGCAACCAGAGAAGGGGGCCAGTGAAGGGATccagaggaaggaatgaagacTGGGGGAAGGAGCGGGGGTGAGCAGATGTGTGGATGGGGGATCAGGGGTGGGACTGAGGCACCAGGGCCAGGAATGGGGGAGTCAGAGGCAGGAACAAGGCATTAGTAGCAGGAACTGGGCAGCAGAGATGGGTGAGGGCTAAGGCATAGCGACAATACATCTTGAGGTACTGACCTGGGCAGGGCTCGGCTGTGTTGCAGATTAAGGTCCGGACGTTATCACCAGCACAGAAGGGGCCCCCATGCTGGGGCTTAGGGTGATCACATGTCCGTTGTTCCAGGATCTGGCCCAGGCCACAGGTCACAGGGCAGGGGCTTATAGGGCTCCATGGTCCCCAGCCACCAGCCACTGTTGGGGTGGGGGATGAAGTGAGAAGAAAGTCCACCTCAATCTTCCCCTCAGCCCCTAGACCCTCGAGGCAGACGAACGAAGCCCCAGTGAAGAGATCCATGGTCACGTGGCCTAGGATCTCTATCCCCTGAAATGGCAGAGTGTCTGTGCCCGAGTCAAGAACAGAGTGTCAGAGGCCTCATCCCTGTGTACCTGGGCAGGGTGGCAGGCCGGGGCAGGTCTGCTGTTCACTGTCTGGCCCCGGGCAGGGATTTCCAGGAGGCTCCTTGGACGGCTTAGGTGCAGAACACGTGCGGCTTCGTATCTCCACAGGTTTGCTGGGTCCACCGTGGCAGGAACCCGAGCAGGGGCCCCAGGGACCCCAGGCAGCCCAGGCCCCGTGTACTGTGGTGGGACAGGGCGGGGGGATGCTAAGTGTGGTCATGCATGCTGAAGTCCTCCAGCCCTGGCAGTTCCCTGCTGGAACCCCCAGACCCACCCCGGGTGCCTGCATCAGTGCCCTGTGGTTGCCTTCACTCACTGGGGCAGGCCTTCTGGGTGTCGCAGGGTTCTGACTCCTGTGGCTTTCCTGGGCAGTGGCCCCCAcacttgggggtggggtgatCACATGTTCGCTGACGGGTCCGGGTCCCTTTGGAACAGGTGACAGAGCAAGccgtccaggcaccccagttggaCCAGCCACCCATCTCTGTGGGATagaagggagggggacaggatGGAAATGGGGGCATTATGCGGGGGTCCTTGCTTCCTCACGTGCCCCACATCCTCTGCCACACTTGGTGCAACATCATTGCTCCTCCAGACTCTTGCAGTAGCCTTCACACCGGTCCCCTCTGCTTCAGCCCTCACCACATACAATCTGCCCTCCTCCTGACAGTGAGAGGGATGTCACAAGCCAAGTCCACTCACGTTCCCCGTCTGCCCACGACCACAGAATAAAAGCCAGCATCCTTAGCCTAGCCCACAAGGATCAGTTCCCCTTTGATGTCACCTCCCACAACTCTCCTCCAGCCACACCGGCCTGTTCCTTAGTGCCTCACACACATCAGGCACAGTCCTGCCCTTAGGGCCTCTGTCCTGATTGTTCCCAGGGTCGCCTGCCTTGGGGATCCTCCTCACCAGGACAGCACGGGTGGTCCTCACAGGCCTGCAGCTCCCACTCGAGGGTCCCAGGCTCGACCTTCTCAGAGCACTGCCCATCCCAGCCTATGCAGCGCCGGTGCCGTAACTGGGATCCCTTAGTGCAGGTCACCGAGCAGGGGGCCCACGCAGACCACGGTGACCATCGTGGAGGCCTGCAGAGAGGAGCACATATGTCTCATCCTGGCTGGAGCTGGCAAGGATGATGTACTGGACTACAGAGTGTGGGCAGGCACAGGGCAGGGGTGCGGGCTGAGTGTATGTGGAATGGATTGGTCAGAGTACCTACCTCTTTAGGGATGTCAGGGATTAAATGGGAAGAGGAGGGCACGCAGTAAGCACTTAACGATATCATTGACGTTCACGATCGGGGACCTGGAACCCTTTGAGGTCCCCCAAGGATAGTGCCAGGCATGCAGTAAGCAAATATAAGGACTAGGGGCCCAGACCTGCTGTCAGAAACCTGCCAGGTGACCACCGTACATGATAGCTGGTAAACAGGAAGTGCTACATAAACAGGAGCTATTAACCCAGTGAGCTTAGAGAGACCTGGTCAGAAATACCCCAGATCTATCCCCAACTCCCTGCACAGCATAATACTAAACTGATGTGAACTGCTGACACGACTAGGGGCCCAGAGCTGCCTTCAAAACTCCCCAAGCTCCCCTTCCATAGGGTGTATCTAGGATATACAGTAAACTGTTAGAAAACATGTTTGGCATACAGTAAGGGTTCAATACATGTAGGCTGGCATCATGATTGGGAGACTAGAGACACCCTCATAAATCCTCCAGCTACCCATGACCTCTGCAATGCATCCAGTGTGCTGGGAGTACTCAACGAATAACGTGAAGTGTCATCATAACTAGGGGCTAAtcaggagcctggagctgccCTCACAATTCCCCAAACTCTCCCACCCCCACGACACATCTGTATACAGTAAGCATTCAGTATGAGCTGAAATCACAATTAGGGGATGTGAGCTACCTTCAGAATACCTGAGCTGTACTCCACCCACGATGCTTCCAGTATGCAGGAAGTGCTCAATAACCAAGCtatggcagtggttctcaacccggGGTGGTTTTGCCCCCGGGTGGGGGGACaattggcaatgtctggagacagtttGGTTGTCGCGATTGGCTGGGGGAGTTGCTACTGGCATCAAGTGGGAGGA
This genomic window contains:
- the CFP gene encoding properdin, whose amino-acid sequence is MPARAQAPRLLPLLPLPLLLALLPATGSDPVLCFTQYEEATGKCTGLLGGGVSVNDCCLNPAYAFQKPGSKLCQACRPPRWSPWSAWAPCSVTCTKGSQLRHRRCIGWDGQCSEKVEPGTLEWELQACEDHPCCPEMGGWSNWGAWTACSVTCSKGTRTRQRTCDHPTPKCGGHCPGKPQESEPCDTQKACPIHGAWAAWGPWGPCSGSCHGGPSKPVEIRSRTCSAPKPSKEPPGNPCPGPDSEQQTCPGLPPCPVAGGWGPWSPISPCPVTCGLGQILEQRTCDHPKPQHGGPFCAGDNVRTLICNTAEPCPVNGEWGPWGQWSPCSRRNIKTISCEEIPGQQTRTRSCKGRKFDGQRCIGEQQDIRHCYNIQRCPWKGSWSEWSSWGLCMPPCKPNPVQTRQRLCTAPLPKFRPTVTVVEGQGEKNVTFWGKPSTLCEMLQGQKAVVEEKQPCLHVPECIDPEDEKL